TTCGCCCGTATGTTCCATAATAGCGAATGTTAAAATATATTATTTTTACTGGAGTGTCAAGGGCATAGCGAATGGAGTGTTTTCCTGTATAAAAAATTATGATTATCGTTGTGATGAGATTATATCCAATATTACGCCCCCATACTCTCCTTATAAGCCTTACTCCACTTCTCAAGCGTTATCTGGGGGCTGCCAAGCAGTTCATCAGCCTCCGAGGGGTTGCCATACTCGCCGGTTTGTTCGAAATATTTCATTATCATTAATACCTCTTTCAACTGCTTACTAAATTTTATCGCAGCGATAAACGACAAAACTCCAAGCGGCACATTTGTAACTTTCGCTTCAGGATAGGCGATTTTGCAAAATATTTCCAGCGCCTCTTTCATAGTATATGTTTCCGGACCAAAAACAGTCAACACCTTATTGACAGCTTCGTCTTGCATATATGATTTGGCCGTCATTTTGGCATAATCCTCAGCGGCCAGCCAGTGCAGTTTGTGTGGTTGTTTCCCCAATACTGCGGCTTGATTGTCTCGTATGAATAACGGCAGTGATTCCATAAACCAGGCAGCCCTGAAAATCGAGTATTCGAGGCCGCTGTTGATAATTGCCTGCTCGGCATCATATTTTGCCTTAATCATGGCATGTTGGCAGCGTTCTCTGGCAACACTGCAGCCGGATAGATAAGTTATTCTCTTAATGCCCATTTCCATAGCGGCACTTACTATTGCTTTTGTTCCGTGATGTTCAATTCTATCGAAATCCTTTGGCTTTGGTCCGCCTTTAAGGTTTATATGCACACCATAACAACCCGACATTGCCCTCTTCAATGAATCACTGTCGCCGATATCGCCTTTAACAATCTCGAAATTTTTGCCGAAGATTTTTTTTGCTTTGTCGGGACTGCGGCTGAAGATTTTCAGCGAGAAACAAAAATGGTCAAGCATATCAACAACGGGCTGTCCCAGCATGCCTGTGCCGCCGATTACCAAAATTGTTTTATCATCATTAGCCATATTATTTATCCTGCTGTTTGTTGAACGTTTTTATAATCCTGCAAAATTCTATCAAGCCTCACTAAGCAATCTTTTGAATACTCTATGCCTCGAAGACAATAGAATCGCCGATAGCTGTTTTGTTTCGGG
Above is a genomic segment from Candidatus Zixiibacteriota bacterium containing:
- a CDS encoding NAD(P)H-binding protein gives rise to the protein MANDDKTILVIGGTGMLGQPVVDMLDHFCFSLKIFSRSPDKAKKIFGKNFEIVKGDIGDSDSLKRAMSGCYGVHINLKGGPKPKDFDRIEHHGTKAIVSAAMEMGIKRITYLSGCSVARERCQHAMIKAKYDAEQAIINSGLEYSIFRAAWFMESLPLFIRDNQAAVLGKQPHKLHWLAAEDYAKMTAKSYMQDEAVNKVLTVFGPETYTMKEALEIFCKIAYPEAKVTNVPLGVLSFIAAIKFSKQLKEVLMIMKYFEQTGEYGNPSEADELLGSPQITLEKWSKAYKESMGA